Genomic window (Geotrypetes seraphini chromosome 6, aGeoSer1.1, whole genome shotgun sequence):
atgctgtttgcagtgtatctaaatctcaaggggcaaAACTTGGATGTTTGCGGCTAGACCTGctttaataacaaataagtgtcaaaaaggtggCCACACTgtccaaatgaccactggaggcaaGAAGACATggatctctcccaccccccaaagatgtgaatgaaagtacataccagcctgtatgacagcttcagatgttatggccagtcttattagaacagcaagcaggtctctggagtagcctagtgggtggtatAATGGACCACAGAgatggggacccaggcccatatcccttTTTAACTATTGTACTTGTGATGGAAAGTTGAGCCATACAGAACCAACCTAAAGACTACtgttgcaggcataagggctaatggggtggtatacagttgggtatggtaggttttgggtgagttttggagggctcgccGAACAATGtacaggggttatggtgagatgtgtacctgggacctttcaAATGAAGTTCCCTTTTAAATGAAGTTCATTGCAGTGTGTGCtgaggtgccccattgctctgctgggatgaCTGTGTGGCTAGTCTGCTAAGAATGttggcccctcctatgtcccaatggctggtttttgtgcatttttcatttgcacTTATTGGTGAAACATAGTACCATGTTGGGTGCTATGTGGAAAGATACGAGATTGAAGAATTTATGAATTTAAGAATTTTTGCAAAGTATTCTATTGCTAGAGAATTGCAACAtggaaattttatctttttgcatGAGTTTGAGAATACAGAACAAGGAGCCTAGTGCAGTTAGCAttttgactttctttttttttttaagttcaatttgaCCCTTGACATCCTTTGAAAAAAATTAAGAAGCTCTTCGAaaaaattagggctccttttacaaagctgcagtagaggtttctacccatAGGCCGGCAAAGTAAATGCGCCGACGCTCATAGACGTTCttttaaaatctatttttatTAGGAATGCAGCAGTTACAAAAACATTGAAAGGAGCACTAAAAAGAACAATGTACAACAAAACAAAGCACAATCGTAACAGAGATCAGTGTAGACAACAAATTTACCCACGATCAACAACATACTGTCAATAGGAGGTTCACCCCAgccgctcttaggaattctatgagcattggcacATTGACTTCGccagcccacggtagaaacctctactacagctttgtaaaagccagcattagtgAAATGAAGCTGGGGgaggggatccaagatggctgatgGTCAGTTAAGCTGAGCTACACGCTGCGTGAGCTCGCTTAAATAAATATTGCAAACCCCTCAAGGAAGCTTTTCTTACCTGCatcatgccgaagaggagaggccacAGCACCGCTGGAGCCTCACGGCGCTCTGGTATACCCTCTTTTGGCAATATTGAAGAGCTCCTGCGCTGTATGCAGGATATCCCAGCAGCGTTGGTATCCCTTATGAAGACGCCTCGGAGGGGCGAGACTGAGGCGATTTCCTGGGCTTGGAGGCAACATTAAGCCCTGACGCAAGGGCACCTCCCCCATCTCCTCAGATCACTAGCTTCCCGCGAGTGGAGGAGCTACCGGTGTTCGGTTTGCACCTCCCCTCGGAGGCCAGGAAGAACACGGAGGAGAGCATGGAGACGGACTCCCTGTATCTTCAGGAGAGCCCGGGAGAAACTGAGGATTCAACAACTTCTGGGGCAAACCGAATCCAGGAGAGAGACAGCCAGGAACTGCTTTAAGCTGGTGAGATTATTCAAGCTGATAAAGTTTCTTGCATTATAGAAAAGCCCAGGGAGGTAACTCTGGACTCTATTTGGGACCTCGTGGCTGATCTGGCTAAATCTATAAAACCTCAGCTTCTACAGCTAGATGGTAGACTTAAACCCCAAGAAACTGATATTAAGAATTTGAGGGTTGAAATGGATGATTCAAAGAATTCCATAGTGAATATTCAACAAGAACTAAAGGTTTCTAAACAACTTAGTGAAACGTTAGTAAAAGATAATTTAAATCTACGCAGAAAACTGGAGTCTCTAGAaaacttttctcgtaataataactTGCAATTGATTAACTTTCTTAGGATAGCGGCTGTGACTCCTAGGGatatgttaaaatgttatatgATGGAGACTCTGGGAGTTTCAGAGGTTAAGTTGCTATCATTTGCTCATTTCTATTATTTGCCACTAAAAAGTAATGAACAGCAACCACATTTGCAGGAAGATAATCAACTGCTCAATGTATCAGCAATGCTGGAACTTTCTGATCAAGAGACCGCATTGGCGGCAACATTACTTATTACAGTAgctcttgcaccagataaaaactggttctTAGGCTCTTCAAGAACAagcagaaagaatttcttggctataaaatattaatgtttccagatttggcacgggacacACAAAAAAGGAGGCGTGAATTTCTTATGTTAAAGCCAGGGGTTATCtctcttggagggacttttttTCTTCATTACCCATAATACAATAGggtatgaaaaaatatattttctttgaacctttccaacTGACAGCCTTCCTGGCAGGAGCTCGAATGAATGAAGGGAAACTTTGAGTGCAGtttgaatattaagtgatatccTCCCTCAGCCAAGGGACCTTATTTTCTTTATAATGTCTTAATATTATAATGTCTTAACTCGCTATATctaatcttggatctaatttgaggacttgagctgaagtcAAGTTacctgttttatttcttttgataGCTTGCATTTCAATAGCAGAGTGTTAATTgtttgcttttcttcaactttacaagtggatacttgatatgtaaatttgaaaattgataaaaaaaaaaaaaaaagccagtgtTAGTTATTTAATGGAGGGGGATTTTATATGTGGTCTGCAAACTTGGATTTATATCatgttgaaaatgcccctctgtgtATCAGAAAGGAACGTATCACGTTTCAATATATTTAAACTGCTGTTTTAATTTTCCGACAGGTTTCGCTGCATCGTCTATCCTTTTAAATCAAAGCTGACACTGCTCAAGGCCATCAACACCATCATTATTATCTGGGTTCTGGCCTTTACCATCATGTGTCCGTCGGCAGTTATGCTCACAGTTGCTCGGGTAGAAGACCATTATATGGTGGTTAGCAGCCATGACAACCACACCTACCCTTTGTACTCCTGCTATGAAGCGTGGCCAGACAGTGAAATGCGCAAGATTTACACCACAGTTCTGTTTGCACATATCTATGTTGCCCCTTTAACTCTAATTATCATTATGTATGGTAGAATTGGAATTAAGCTGTACAAGTCCTCAGGCCCTGTAAGTGAACATCTACAAGACAATCAAGAAAGAAGCAATGCCGTGTCGAAGAAGAAAATCAAAGTTATTAAGATGCTGATTATGGTTGCTCTCCTCTTTATGTTGTCCTGGCTGCCCTTGTGGACTTTAATGTTGTTTACGGATTATGCCAGCCTAGACGATGCTCAGATAAACTTATTGACAGGATATATGTTTCCCTTTTCCCACTGGTTGGCCTTCTCTAATAGCAGCGTGAATCCCATCATCTACGGCTACTTCAATGAAAACTTCAAGAGAGGTTTTCAGGCCGCTTTCAGGGTCCATCTGTGCTGTGATAGGATGAAACATCATGAAACGTACTGTGAGAGGATCCCAGGGAATATCAGCTTCGGAATGCGGAACAAGGTCTTCACCGATGGAGAGTCCTCCGATTCTACCTGTCTGAAAAAACTGTCCAAGGGCAGGCCTTGTGTGGTGCAAAATGGGCAAGTTTTGAAACAAGCACTTCACCTTGAGGACATCGATAAAATCACCCCTTTTAATGGCGTCTGTAAAGCATGGGATGCATGAAACAGAGTTTCTCCATCCCAACCTCTATATATTGTGGAAGAACGATTCAGATTCTACAGGAGCAATCATGGATCTTCTGATAGGAAGGTCACCAACTGTTTCACTTCAGAGTGACTTCATTATTTCCAAAGGGATCCCAGGTTCTGGAAGACTGTGGAGAGGAAAGCAAACATAGTGCTAAGTTTAATATTTGCATAAATGTTGACTACCCGACTATTAGTTTCATCTGGCATACAGCTACTTGCAGAGGATTTTTTGTGATTGCAACACCTGCAAAGAACATTCTTTGGACACGGTAAATTtactacagtatactgtatataaagttatttatttatttatttatttcacaaaTTTGTAGTCTGCATATCCGACAATTCTATGCTGATTACAACCAAACATCCATAATAAAAATACAGCAACATATACATATACAGGTCTGTCCAGAATGGTGCCAGTATGTATTTTGTATAACTTCTCTCAATAAGTACTGGATTTGTAAAGtgttaatatattttttagttcaaaaagacgcctcagccccacctctccaccactgtaataattttatactgtgggaagtttgttgtggcacttcatcattggctgtcaatttgatttcttttatgttcatttagtttttcattttgtgctgttaataaatatatttcttttgCAATAAATACGTGTAAAAAAGCTGttcaatacttatctcagccaaacctgggagtcagacccgacatgtttcgcacgagaaggtgctttatcaagggtctccctgtgtgaCAACAGAAAAGAAGCTATACTATACAATTGTGCTTAGCCCTTTTCTtgaaaaacttttaaatataCCTTCACCATAATACTTAAAATTTATATGAAGACTTaccaaggctgccgctgtcatccgactccaactgAATTGTGAGCAAAGATGGTGGCGGCGTCCTTAGACTCGGAATTTAAATCCTCCCTCTCTTGATTATATTAATCCCGCCCCCCTGCAGCTGATAGGCCCAAAAATTTTTTACATTACTGATCCCCACTCGATCTCGTTGTTTAACCCTTGCGGTGCAACAGTATCTAACATAAATATGAACCTTTGCTCGCTCTCATTTAATTTTGCTTTGTCACCTCCCCCAGTGTCAAAACCCTTCACTTTATCAATGACTCGCCATTTCAAATCGTTTATGGTATGTTTGTATTTAAGCCAGTGTTCCGTCAAAGGTGCTTGCAGTATCTCATTAAGTATGCACGATTTATGTTCCGTCAGCCGTATCTTAATTTTCCTAGTGGTACGCCCAATGTATACAAGGTCGCAGGGGCAGATTATCGCATACACTACCCCTTGAGTGTTACAGTCAGTCTGAAACCTAGATTTTAGGGTCCGTTCCCTGCCTGGGACCTCCCAAATGTCTTCTACAATAGTGGAGGAGCACCATTGGCATTTCCCACATGTCCCGTGGTGCCCCTCCATCTTTACCTCCCTGATCCCATATTTCTGAAAATTACACCGTTGAGCTATTGTAATGCCCCTTGAATACGCTATCAAGGGGAAATTTCTTAAAGATTCATGGGGTTGAACTATATGCCAGTGTTTTCTAAGCATAGCTACCAATCTTTTGGCGGCATGGGAAAAAGGTAAAATACAAGTCAGCTGTTCATTTTCTATTGAGGGAGGATCTTTTCTTTCCTGTAAAAGGAGGTCTCTTTGGGCATATTTGGCCCTTGTGTATGCATGTCTAATGGATCTTTCCAGGTAACCCCTACTCCGAAGTCTATCTGTCAATTTTTTTGCCTGAAGTTTATATTCCTCCATAGAAGAACACACCCTGTGGATGTGTAAAAACTGACCGATGGGAAGATTGAACCGTAACTTAAAGGGATGGAAACTGCTGAAAAGAAGAGTAGTGTTTCGAGTAACTGGCTTCCTAAATAAGGTGGTGGCAATCCTACCTTCTCTCACCTGTACAGTGATATCTAAAAAATCAATTTGGGTTTGGTGGCAAGTCATAGTAAATTTTATGTTCGGGTCCACGGAATTTAAATGATGTAAAAATTGCTCTAGTTCTTGTCTGGTATtgttacaaattaaaaaaatatcatcCAAAAATCTGCCCCAATAAGAAATATACAGATCCCATATAGAATTATAGACCCATGTCTCTTCAAACTTAGACATGTATAGGGATGCCACAGAGGGGGCTAAAGTGGCACCCATCGCCACCCCCTGCGTTTGTTGAAAAAACTGTTGatgatattcaaaataatttcTTTTGATAACCCAAGTAGCTAGCTGCATGAGAAATTCCATGGATATACGGTGTGGattcatgaacataagaacataagcgttgcctctgccgggtcagaccaggggtccatcgtgccccggcagtccgctcccgcggcgggcccccaggtccatgacctgaaagtgttccctacctaacctaaaatatccataccctattcgctcaatgtcctgtaaggtaaacctctatctgtaccctgttatccccttcgcttccaggaagtcatccagtccctttttgaaccccagaattgtactctgtcctatcacctctccgggaagcgcgttccaggtgtccaccaccctctgagtgaagaagaacctccttgcattcgttatgaatttgtctcctctcagtttttctgaatgacctcttgttttagttgtccctgctagtctaaagaatctgtccctctccaccttctctatgcctttcatgattttataagtttctatcatgtcccctctcagtctccgcttctccagggtaaagagccccagcctgtccaaccgttcggcatatgaaaggttctccataccctt
Coding sequences:
- the LOC117362947 gene encoding neuropeptide FF receptor 1-like; translation: MEVLGEDLEEGVNKTLQTVVGQRRNLTYSPYYQHSSPVAASYIISYLVIFASCMVGNSLVCFIVLKNNRMRTVTNLFILNLAISDLLVGIFCVPTTLVDNLITGWPFSNALCKMSGLVQGMSVSASVFTLVAIAVDRFRCIVYPFKSKLTLLKAINTIIIIWVLAFTIMCPSAVMLTVARVEDHYMVVSSHDNHTYPLYSCYEAWPDSEMRKIYTTVLFAHIYVAPLTLIIIMYGRIGIKLYKSSGPVSEHLQDNQERSNAVSKKKIKVIKMLIMVALLFMLSWLPLWTLMLFTDYASLDDAQINLLTGYMFPFSHWLAFSNSSVNPIIYGYFNENFKRGFQAAFRVHLCCDRMKHHETYCERIPGNISFGMRNKVFTDGESSDSTCLKKLSKGRPCVVQNGQVLKQALHLEDIDKITPFNGVCKAWDA